In Nocardioides cavernae, a single genomic region encodes these proteins:
- a CDS encoding LuxR C-terminal-related transcriptional regulator produces the protein MPLGDDELVVLRLMAEGQTVEAVARRLDVSERTVRRKARAACEAAGVDTTVEAIVWAVRRRLI, from the coding sequence GTGCCCCTCGGTGACGACGAGCTCGTCGTGCTGCGGCTCATGGCCGAGGGGCAGACGGTCGAGGCGGTCGCGCGTCGCCTCGACGTCTCCGAGCGCACCGTGCGGCGCAAGGCCCGCGCGGCGTGCGAGGCCGCCGGCGTCGACACGACCGTCGAAGCGATCGTGTGGGCCGTGCGGCGCCGACTCATCTGA
- a CDS encoding (Fe-S)-binding protein has translation MRVALQVTCVNDAMFPDTGKAVVRLLRRLGVDVDFPQAQTCCGQPMVNTGYLDEAVPVVRTFVDAFAGYDAIVTPSGSCAGSARHQHSIVADRSGDPALVAAVAQTGPRTYELSEFLVDVLDVTDVGAYFPHRVTYHPTCHSLRMLGVGDRPQRLLEAVHGIQLVDLPNATECCGFGGTFALKNADTSVAMGADKARHVRDTGAEVLVAGDNSCLMHVGGMLSRQRAGVRVMHLAEILAATEETA, from the coding sequence GTGAGGGTCGCCCTCCAGGTCACCTGCGTCAACGACGCCATGTTCCCCGACACCGGGAAGGCCGTCGTGCGTCTGCTGCGCCGTCTCGGGGTCGACGTCGACTTCCCGCAGGCGCAGACCTGCTGCGGGCAGCCGATGGTCAACACCGGCTACCTCGACGAGGCGGTGCCGGTCGTGCGGACCTTCGTCGACGCGTTCGCGGGGTACGACGCCATCGTCACGCCGTCGGGCTCGTGCGCCGGGTCGGCACGGCACCAGCACTCGATCGTCGCCGACCGCTCCGGCGACCCCGCCCTGGTGGCGGCCGTCGCGCAGACTGGACCGCGGACGTACGAGCTGAGCGAGTTCCTCGTCGACGTGCTCGACGTGACCGACGTCGGCGCCTACTTCCCGCACCGGGTGACCTACCACCCGACCTGCCACAGCCTGCGGATGCTCGGCGTCGGCGACCGCCCGCAACGGCTGCTCGAGGCCGTCCACGGCATCCAGCTGGTCGACCTGCCCAACGCCACCGAGTGCTGCGGCTTCGGCGGCACCTTCGCCCTCAAGAACGCCGACACCTCGGTCGCGATGGGCGCCGACAAGGCGCGGCACGTGCGCGACACCGGTGCGGAGGTGCTGGTCGCCGGCGACAACTCCTGTCTGATGCACGTCGGCGGGATGCTCTCGCGCCAGCGTGCCGGCGTACGCGTGATGCACCTCGCCGAGATCCTGGCAGCGACCGAGGAGACAGCATGA
- a CDS encoding glycosyl hydrolase: protein MDQHGPTHLTRRTLLGASAAAAGFVAAASATPAAAAPGGASAATQWLPKDLVRRFASPGTATAAGFRWWWPHGLVDPVEIAREVDQVADAGFGVLEVADVTHSLRARNITIDVGSHGWGTAPWVAGVKAALARAAERDVRIDITVGPSWPAAVSTITPDDDAACTELAHGLADLAAGATYDGPVPAAVLHAEGAVTEQTLVALQAHRYTPSTNTRVLPQVDPDSYVDLLGQVVDGGITWTAPSAPAGGTWVLLSFWQRGSGQEPEAAPHTSPRSYVVDHFSALGSQAVVALWEDRVLDRELRGLLGRAGGYLFEDSLEIETEATIWTPRMFEEFEKRAGYDLRPWLPVVMELKEKYLYDLGTGANAATTDSLRTNQVRDDYNQVLSDLYRDHHLLPLQAFARTLGMGLRVQPYGLETDTVEHAALLDIPETESLGFKNLDDYRVMAGGRDMAGHTILSCEAICYNGAAYNTMLGGNSASPTQQNQALFTLNSIFAAGVNQAIIHGFPYADAPGVTWPGFAAFSPYYNGAIGFGEAWGPRTPQWQHMPDIAAYLSRTQLVLQTGTPKYDVVFLRQKGWTSTGIGAFWATNDGIPLGWTHSFATPALLELPLAMVRGGRLAPDGPAYKAMIIGTDQFRGQVATMAVATARRVLELGRAGLPIVFVRDWSDPRPVGLPEGAPDAEVAELRDLIAQVKALPTTRVAAADADIPGVLAALGITPDVEHERSTVMTLRRVVGDVDLYYVANARHAENRRLNRVTQDVWLTTTSPRAVPVVLDAWTGETRPVGLWERQADRVRVRVDLAPGQSAVIAFATPQSADPAQLHAIATTALDVMREPGKLVARAGTAGSHTVTLGDGRTVAAKVDRVRDPVVPSSWRLEVEDWQPGATATETIKPLRTAELTTLVPWSQIPGLEDVSGVGRYTTQVDLGSDWNDLDGAWLELGEVTDTFRVRVNGVAVGGCDPLHPRVDLAGLLRRGTNVIEVEVASTLLNRLRTVTPAVYGVAQRQAYGLLGPVRLVPYVDQPVRR from the coding sequence GAGATCGCCCGCGAGGTCGACCAGGTCGCCGACGCCGGCTTCGGCGTGCTCGAGGTCGCCGACGTCACGCACAGCCTCCGCGCCCGCAACATCACCATCGACGTCGGGTCGCACGGGTGGGGCACGGCGCCGTGGGTCGCCGGTGTGAAGGCCGCGCTCGCCCGGGCCGCCGAGCGCGACGTGCGCATCGACATCACCGTCGGTCCCTCGTGGCCGGCCGCCGTCTCGACCATCACCCCGGACGACGACGCCGCCTGCACCGAGCTGGCGCACGGCCTGGCCGACCTCGCCGCCGGGGCGACGTACGACGGACCCGTCCCGGCCGCCGTGCTGCACGCCGAGGGAGCGGTGACCGAGCAGACGCTCGTGGCTCTGCAGGCGCACCGCTACACCCCCTCGACCAACACCCGCGTGCTGCCCCAGGTCGACCCCGACTCCTACGTCGACCTGCTCGGCCAGGTCGTCGACGGCGGCATCACCTGGACCGCGCCGTCCGCGCCCGCCGGCGGGACGTGGGTGCTCTTGTCCTTCTGGCAGCGTGGGTCCGGTCAGGAGCCCGAAGCCGCGCCGCACACCTCGCCGCGGTCCTACGTCGTCGACCACTTCAGCGCGTTGGGCTCGCAGGCCGTGGTCGCCCTGTGGGAGGACCGCGTCCTCGACCGCGAGCTGCGCGGTCTGCTCGGCCGCGCCGGTGGCTACCTCTTCGAGGACTCGCTCGAGATCGAGACGGAGGCGACCATCTGGACGCCGAGGATGTTCGAGGAGTTCGAGAAGCGCGCCGGCTACGACCTGCGCCCGTGGCTGCCGGTCGTGATGGAGCTGAAGGAGAAGTACCTCTACGACCTCGGCACCGGTGCCAACGCCGCGACGACCGACAGCCTGCGCACCAACCAGGTCCGCGACGACTACAACCAGGTGCTCTCCGACCTCTACCGCGACCACCACCTGCTCCCGCTGCAGGCCTTCGCCCGCACGCTCGGCATGGGCCTGCGGGTCCAGCCCTACGGCCTCGAGACCGACACGGTGGAGCACGCGGCACTGCTCGACATCCCCGAGACCGAGTCGCTCGGCTTCAAGAACCTCGACGACTACCGGGTGATGGCGGGCGGTCGCGACATGGCCGGCCACACGATCCTGTCCTGCGAGGCGATCTGCTACAACGGCGCGGCCTACAACACGATGCTCGGCGGCAACAGCGCCAGCCCCACCCAGCAGAACCAGGCGCTCTTCACCCTCAACAGCATCTTCGCCGCGGGCGTGAACCAGGCGATCATCCACGGCTTCCCCTACGCCGACGCGCCCGGCGTGACGTGGCCCGGCTTCGCCGCGTTCTCGCCCTACTACAACGGCGCGATCGGCTTCGGCGAGGCGTGGGGGCCGCGCACCCCGCAGTGGCAGCACATGCCCGACATCGCGGCGTACCTCTCCCGCACCCAGCTCGTCCTGCAGACCGGCACGCCGAAGTACGACGTCGTCTTCCTGCGGCAGAAGGGCTGGACGTCCACGGGCATCGGCGCCTTCTGGGCGACGAACGACGGCATCCCGCTCGGGTGGACCCACTCCTTCGCGACCCCGGCCCTGCTCGAGCTGCCGCTGGCCATGGTCCGCGGTGGCCGACTGGCTCCCGACGGTCCCGCCTACAAGGCGATGATCATCGGCACCGACCAGTTCCGCGGCCAGGTCGCCACGATGGCCGTCGCAACCGCGCGACGAGTGCTCGAGCTCGGCCGCGCCGGGCTGCCGATCGTCTTCGTCCGCGACTGGTCGGACCCGCGCCCCGTGGGCCTGCCCGAGGGAGCGCCCGACGCCGAGGTCGCCGAGCTCCGCGACCTCATCGCGCAGGTCAAGGCGCTGCCCACGACCCGCGTGGCGGCAGCCGACGCCGACATCCCGGGTGTGCTCGCCGCCCTCGGCATCACGCCCGACGTCGAGCACGAGCGCTCGACCGTGATGACCCTGCGGCGGGTCGTCGGCGACGTCGACCTCTACTACGTCGCCAACGCGCGGCACGCCGAGAACCGCAGGCTCAACCGCGTCACCCAGGACGTCTGGCTGACCACCACCTCGCCGCGTGCGGTGCCGGTGGTGCTCGACGCCTGGACGGGCGAGACCCGCCCGGTCGGCCTCTGGGAGCGCCAGGCCGACCGGGTGCGGGTCCGCGTCGACCTCGCCCCCGGCCAGTCCGCCGTGATCGCCTTCGCGACCCCCCAGTCGGCCGACCCCGCCCAGCTGCACGCGATCGCCACCACGGCCCTCGACGTGATGCGCGAGCCGGGCAAGCTCGTGGCCAGGGCCGGCACCGCCGGCAGCCACACCGTCACCCTCGGCGACGGCCGCACGGTCGCCGCGAAGGTGGACCGCGTCCGCGACCCCGTCGTCCCGTCGTCCTGGCGGCTGGAGGTCGAGGACTGGCAGCCCGGCGCGACGGCCACCGAGACGATCAAGCCGCTGCGGACGGCCGAGCTCACCACGCTGGTGCCGTGGAGCCAGATCCCCGGGCTCGAGGACGTCTCGGGTGTCGGCCGCTACACGACCCAGGTCGACCTCGGCTCCGACTGGAACGACCTCGACGGCGCGTGGCTCGAGCTCGGAGAGGTCACCGACACCTTCCGGGTCCGCGTCAACGGCGTGGCCGTCGGCGGGTGCGACCCGCTGCACCCGCGCGTCGACCTCGCCGGTCTGCTGCGTCGCGGCACCAACGTCATCGAGGTCGAGGTCGCCTCCACCCTCCTCAACCGGCTGCGCACCGTGACGCCGGCGGTCTACGGCGTGGCCCAGCGCCAGGCGTACGGCCTCCTCGGACCGGTCCGGCTGGTGCCGTACGTCGACCAGCCGGTCCGCCGCTGA